The following proteins are encoded in a genomic region of Mycolicibacterium rutilum:
- a CDS encoding MmpS family protein produces the protein MLRLAKKVWIPIVIIVVVVIAGFTVSRIRTFFGAEGIIVTPRVFAEDPEPFDPKVVKYEIFGTGSYADINYLDLDARPQRVDGASLPWSLTLQTTAPSAAPNIVAQGDGGSITCRITVDDEVKDERTSTGVNAQTFCFVKSA, from the coding sequence ATGCTCCGACTCGCGAAAAAGGTCTGGATCCCCATCGTCATCATCGTGGTGGTGGTGATCGCCGGCTTCACGGTCAGCCGTATCCGCACCTTCTTCGGCGCTGAGGGCATCATCGTGACGCCCAGGGTGTTCGCCGAGGATCCCGAACCGTTCGACCCGAAGGTCGTCAAGTACGAGATCTTCGGAACGGGTTCCTACGCCGACATCAACTACCTCGATCTCGACGCACGACCGCAACGTGTCGACGGTGCATCGCTGCCCTGGTCTCTGACGCTGCAGACCACGGCGCCATCGGCGGCTCCCAACATCGTCGCCCAGGGCGACGGCGGGAGCATCACCTGCCGGATCACCGTCGATGACGAAGTCAAAGACGAAAGAACCTCCACCGGCGTGAACGCTCAAACCTTCTGCTTTGTGAAATCCGCATGA
- a CDS encoding mycofactocin-coupled SDR family oxidoreductase: MTGRVEGKVAFVTGAARGQGRSHAVRLAQEGADIIAVDICRGFAYSTAPAATPEDLAETADMVKNLDRRIVTAEVDVRDYDALKAAVDSGVEQLGRLDIVVANAGIGTTGVKLHKMAEDRFDETIDVNLGGVWKTVKAAVPHLLAGGPGGSIILTSSVGGTKAYPQVGHYIAAKHGVVGLMRTFAVELGQHSIRVNSVHPTHVCTPLLMNEPTYRLFRPDLENPGPEDLAPICQSFHFLPIPWVEPVDISNAVLFLASDEARYITGVPLPVDAGSLLK; encoded by the coding sequence ATGACCGGTCGGGTAGAGGGCAAGGTCGCATTCGTCACCGGTGCCGCGCGCGGTCAAGGGCGCAGCCACGCGGTGCGCCTGGCGCAGGAGGGCGCCGACATCATCGCCGTCGACATCTGCCGCGGCTTCGCGTACTCGACCGCCCCGGCCGCCACCCCCGAAGATCTCGCCGAGACCGCGGACATGGTGAAGAACCTCGACCGGCGCATCGTGACCGCCGAGGTCGATGTCCGCGACTACGACGCGCTGAAGGCGGCCGTGGACAGCGGCGTCGAACAGCTCGGCAGGCTCGACATCGTCGTGGCCAATGCGGGGATCGGCACCACCGGCGTGAAGCTGCACAAGATGGCCGAAGACCGCTTCGACGAGACGATCGACGTCAACCTCGGCGGCGTGTGGAAGACCGTCAAGGCGGCCGTTCCGCATCTGCTCGCCGGCGGTCCCGGCGGCTCGATCATCCTCACCAGCTCGGTCGGCGGCACCAAGGCCTACCCGCAGGTGGGTCACTACATCGCCGCGAAGCACGGTGTCGTCGGGTTGATGCGGACCTTCGCCGTCGAACTCGGCCAGCATTCGATCCGGGTCAACAGCGTGCACCCGACGCATGTGTGCACGCCGCTGCTGATGAACGAGCCGACCTATCGGCTGTTCCGCCCCGACCTCGAGAACCCCGGACCCGAGGACCTGGCGCCGATCTGCCAGTCGTTCCACTTCCTGCCGATCCCGTGGGTGGAGCCGGTCGACATCAGCAACGCCGTGCTGTTCCTGGCCTCCGACGAAGCTCGCTACATCACCGGCGTGCCACTGCCGGTCGACGCCGGCAGCCTTCTGAAGTAG
- a CDS encoding amidohydrolase family protein, which yields MRIIDADGHVAEGASLAVEAMQRWPRHIAPRTDGLGLVIEGRHYPESTGPGAGCPTEHGLTSAPGLNCRTAEGVAANAERDHIDVMVLYPSLGLCTPTLRDPGFAAGFARLYNRWIADYCASSRGRLRGVAVTPIELGRTAIDIMREAKDLGLVATHLPPGLRTKNLDHPDLDPFYAAAVDLDMPLGVHGAPGMHLPKIGVDRFTNYVQVHTISFPFDQMVAMTSLVSGGVFDRHPALRVAFLEAGVGWLPYFIDRLQDHYVKRGHWIEDGWRRDPHDYLAAGNIWVTCEAGEPILPGVIDVLGDDFIMFASDYPHWDGDWPESTKPLRGRDDISDAARAKVGARNAQRFYSLN from the coding sequence ATGCGGATCATCGATGCCGACGGGCACGTCGCCGAAGGTGCGTCGCTGGCGGTCGAGGCGATGCAGCGATGGCCGCGGCACATCGCACCCCGCACAGATGGTCTCGGCCTGGTGATCGAGGGGCGGCATTACCCGGAGTCGACCGGACCGGGCGCGGGTTGCCCCACCGAGCACGGGTTGACTTCGGCGCCCGGTCTGAACTGCCGCACCGCCGAGGGTGTCGCCGCCAACGCCGAGCGCGACCACATCGATGTCATGGTGTTGTATCCGAGCCTCGGACTGTGCACGCCGACACTGCGCGATCCCGGGTTCGCCGCCGGCTTCGCCCGGCTCTACAACCGCTGGATCGCCGACTACTGCGCATCGTCGCGAGGCCGGCTGCGCGGGGTCGCGGTCACCCCGATCGAGTTGGGCCGCACCGCAATCGACATCATGCGCGAGGCCAAGGACCTCGGCCTGGTCGCCACCCATCTGCCGCCCGGGCTGCGGACGAAGAACTTGGACCACCCCGACCTCGACCCGTTCTACGCCGCGGCCGTTGATCTGGACATGCCGTTGGGCGTCCACGGTGCCCCCGGCATGCACCTGCCGAAGATCGGCGTGGACCGCTTCACCAATTACGTTCAGGTGCACACGATCAGCTTCCCGTTCGACCAGATGGTCGCGATGACGTCGCTGGTGTCCGGCGGGGTGTTCGACCGGCATCCGGCGCTGCGGGTGGCGTTCCTGGAGGCCGGCGTCGGCTGGCTGCCGTACTTCATCGACCGCCTGCAGGACCACTACGTCAAGCGGGGTCACTGGATCGAGGATGGCTGGCGGCGCGATCCGCACGACTACCTTGCGGCGGGCAACATCTGGGTTACCTGCGAGGCGGGCGAACCGATTCTGCCCGGCGTCATCGATGTGCTCGGTGACGACTTCATCATGTTCGCCAGCGACTACCCGCACTGGGACGGGGACTGGCCGGAGAGCACGAAACCGCTGCGTGGACGCGACGACATCTCCGATGCCGCCCGCGCGAAGGTCGGCGCCCGCAACGCGCAGCGCTTCTACAGCCTGAACTGA
- a CDS encoding cytochrome P450 encodes MTAIDEKAVYYDPYRVDIVADPYPTYERLREEAPLYHNEQYDFWALSRHEDVERALLDWQTFSNSRGDILELIQSQFDMPKGVMMMEDPPVHTMLRGLMSRVFTPRRMAELEDQIRQYCVNCLDPLVGVDRFDIIAELASMMPMRVIGMLLGIPESEQVSVRDANDASLRTKPGSPMKVVRADKIADGSIYAEYVDWRAQNPSDDLMTALLNVEFEDEQGVTRKLTRKEVLHYTQVVAGAGNETTGRLIGWLAKVLAEHPDQRRDVVQDRSLLARAVDETLRFEPTGHNVARLVTRDFEAHGRTAPAGAAILLMFGSANRDPRRYDRPDVFDIRRDNISHITFGKGVHYCLGANLARLEGRVALDELLNRWPEWDIDTTTARLAPTSTVRGWERLDVVVN; translated from the coding sequence GTGACCGCAATCGACGAAAAGGCCGTCTACTACGACCCGTACCGGGTGGACATCGTGGCCGACCCGTATCCGACCTACGAGCGGCTCCGCGAGGAAGCGCCGCTGTACCACAACGAGCAGTACGACTTCTGGGCGCTGTCGCGGCACGAGGACGTCGAGCGCGCGCTGCTCGACTGGCAGACCTTCTCCAACAGCCGCGGCGACATCCTCGAACTGATCCAGTCGCAGTTCGACATGCCCAAAGGCGTGATGATGATGGAGGATCCACCGGTCCACACCATGCTGCGGGGCTTGATGTCCCGGGTCTTCACCCCGCGGCGGATGGCCGAGCTCGAGGATCAGATCCGGCAGTACTGCGTCAATTGCCTGGACCCGCTGGTGGGCGTCGACCGGTTCGACATCATCGCCGAACTGGCCTCGATGATGCCGATGCGCGTGATCGGGATGCTGTTGGGCATCCCTGAGTCCGAACAGGTCTCGGTGCGCGACGCCAATGACGCCAGCCTGCGCACCAAGCCCGGCTCACCGATGAAAGTGGTGCGGGCCGACAAGATCGCCGACGGCAGCATCTACGCCGAGTACGTCGACTGGCGCGCGCAGAACCCGTCGGACGATCTGATGACCGCGCTGCTGAACGTCGAGTTCGAAGACGAGCAGGGGGTCACGCGCAAGCTCACCCGCAAGGAGGTGCTGCACTACACCCAGGTGGTGGCCGGCGCCGGCAACGAGACCACCGGGCGGCTGATCGGCTGGCTGGCCAAGGTGCTCGCCGAACACCCCGACCAGCGTCGCGACGTGGTGCAGGACCGGTCGCTGCTGGCCCGCGCGGTCGACGAGACGCTGCGATTCGAGCCGACCGGCCACAATGTCGCTCGCCTGGTGACCCGGGATTTCGAGGCGCACGGACGCACCGCGCCGGCCGGCGCGGCCATCCTGCTGATGTTCGGATCGGCCAACCGCGACCCACGCCGCTACGACCGCCCCGATGTGTTCGACATCCGCCGCGACAACATCAGCCACATCACGTTCGGCAAGGGTGTGCATTACTGCCTGGGCGCCAACCTGGCGCGACTCGAGGGGCGCGTCGCGCTCGACGAGCTGCTCAACCGCTGGCCCGAATGGGACATCGACACCACGACCGCGCGGCTGGCGCCGACGTCGACGGTGCGCGGCTGGGAACGCCTCGACGTCGTAGTGAATTAG
- a CDS encoding amidohydrolase family protein, whose product MTVIDTCVQPHFRYNAEIRRYLAAPHKLRAIPDVEQQWYQAPGGDYRQDLYGAPYPGSDPEAVSHHLFEQGGVDWAILNPLTRGNIADYLLNSRICAAVNDWLADRWLEAGAGRFRGTIRVNPEDVKGAVAEIERWAGHPQMVQVGVPLQSREPYGKPMFEPIWEAAAAHGLPVAVHINGGNGVDHPPTFAGHAHTYPGYASFMPLNAFVHLATLIVEGTFGRHAGLRFVFTDGGYDILTPLMWRLDTFWLSMRDQTPWVDRYPSEYLGEHVRFCTSAFDGPTDAGLAERWMEFTDKAELVMYGSQYPHWSTTDPAAAAAGLSAEQREKVLWRNANELYGLMNDVEAGV is encoded by the coding sequence ATGACCGTCATCGACACGTGCGTGCAACCGCACTTCCGCTACAACGCCGAAATCCGGCGGTATCTGGCGGCGCCCCACAAGCTGCGCGCGATCCCCGACGTGGAGCAGCAGTGGTACCAGGCACCCGGCGGTGACTACCGGCAGGACCTCTACGGCGCGCCCTATCCCGGATCGGATCCGGAGGCTGTCTCGCACCATCTGTTCGAGCAGGGCGGTGTCGACTGGGCGATCCTGAACCCGTTGACTCGTGGGAACATCGCCGACTATCTGCTCAACAGCAGGATCTGCGCGGCGGTCAACGACTGGCTGGCGGACCGCTGGCTGGAAGCCGGTGCGGGCCGGTTCCGCGGCACGATCCGGGTCAACCCCGAAGACGTCAAAGGCGCCGTCGCCGAGATCGAGCGGTGGGCCGGCCATCCGCAGATGGTGCAGGTGGGCGTGCCCCTGCAGTCGCGCGAACCGTACGGCAAACCGATGTTCGAACCGATCTGGGAGGCGGCCGCGGCGCACGGACTGCCGGTGGCGGTCCACATCAACGGCGGCAACGGCGTCGATCACCCGCCGACCTTCGCCGGTCACGCGCACACCTATCCCGGTTACGCCTCCTTCATGCCGCTCAACGCGTTCGTCCACCTCGCGACGCTGATCGTGGAAGGGACGTTCGGCAGACACGCCGGCCTGCGCTTCGTGTTCACCGACGGCGGCTACGACATTCTCACTCCGCTGATGTGGCGGCTGGACACCTTCTGGCTGTCGATGCGCGACCAGACTCCGTGGGTCGACCGCTATCCGAGTGAGTACCTCGGCGAGCACGTGCGGTTCTGCACGTCGGCGTTCGACGGCCCGACCGATGCGGGGCTGGCCGAGCGGTGGATGGAGTTCACCGACAAGGCGGAGCTGGTGATGTACGGCTCGCAGTATCCGCACTGGTCGACGACGGACCCGGCCGCTGCGGCCGCCGGGCTCAGCGCGGAGCAGCGCGAGAAAGTGTTGTGGCGCAACGCCAACGAGTTGTACGGGTTGATGAACGATGTCGAGGCGGGAGTGTGA
- a CDS encoding amidohydrolase family protein has protein sequence MTTTEERRQAAAEDVAVTIVDTDVHPMPVSADVLKSYAPAEWKDTLWPTGNAVAPVGYFYDTPDSYKTNSLRVDAKPPGGGLPGSDPDFAAEQLLTRAGVSIAMLEPMCDAQLPQAEHVLKATYNDWLADVWLGANNWHGRWRGAISVTAQDPHAAAREIERWADHPYMAEVLMTPQTRGIPFGSPYFDPLYTAAARHGLPVATHLMGQTPYELIPIYPVGNPAHWHDFFASWPLLYAAHLMSLVFDGAFDRHPQLRVVFVEGGFTWAMPLMWRMDRIWEQRRGDLPYVRRRPSDYVREHVRFTTQPLEEVNVREYREYLEMMDLGDNLMFSTDYPHWSYDSPEWAVRRFPADQRERIMRGNATALYGLPATVKALPTTRGAEPRGEPPVAELTDRG, from the coding sequence ATGACGACGACGGAGGAGCGGCGGCAGGCAGCGGCCGAGGATGTCGCGGTGACGATCGTCGACACCGATGTGCATCCGATGCCGGTGTCGGCCGACGTGCTGAAGTCCTACGCACCGGCCGAATGGAAGGACACGCTGTGGCCGACGGGCAACGCCGTCGCGCCCGTCGGGTACTTCTACGACACCCCCGACTCGTACAAGACGAATTCGCTTCGGGTGGACGCCAAACCGCCCGGCGGGGGACTGCCCGGCAGCGATCCGGACTTCGCGGCCGAACAACTGCTGACCCGTGCGGGCGTGAGCATCGCGATGCTGGAACCGATGTGCGACGCCCAGCTGCCTCAGGCCGAGCACGTGCTGAAGGCCACCTACAACGACTGGCTGGCCGACGTGTGGCTGGGCGCGAACAACTGGCACGGCCGGTGGCGCGGGGCGATCAGCGTGACGGCGCAGGACCCCCACGCTGCCGCCCGCGAGATCGAGCGCTGGGCAGACCACCCGTATATGGCCGAGGTGCTGATGACACCGCAGACTCGCGGAATCCCGTTCGGCAGCCCGTATTTCGACCCACTCTACACCGCAGCGGCCCGGCACGGGCTGCCGGTCGCGACCCACCTGATGGGGCAGACGCCGTACGAGCTGATCCCGATCTATCCGGTCGGCAACCCCGCGCACTGGCACGACTTCTTCGCGTCGTGGCCGCTGCTGTACGCGGCGCACCTGATGAGCCTGGTGTTCGACGGCGCGTTCGACCGCCACCCGCAGTTGCGGGTGGTGTTCGTCGAGGGCGGCTTCACGTGGGCGATGCCGCTGATGTGGCGCATGGACCGGATCTGGGAGCAGCGCCGCGGAGACCTGCCGTATGTCCGGCGCAGGCCGTCGGACTACGTCCGTGAGCACGTGCGCTTCACCACGCAACCGCTCGAGGAGGTCAACGTTCGCGAGTACCGCGAGTATCTCGAGATGATGGATCTCGGCGACAATCTGATGTTCTCCACCGACTACCCGCACTGGAGCTACGACTCGCCGGAGTGGGCGGTACGCCGGTTCCCCGCCGATCAACGCGAACGCATCATGCGCGGCAACGCGACCGCGCTCTACGGGCTGCCCGCGACGGTCAAGGCGCTCCCGACGACGCGCGGCGCTGAACCTCGAGGGGAACCACCGGTGGCCGAGCTGACGGACCGCGGGTGA
- a CDS encoding Rieske (2Fe-2S) protein translates to MQRRPVCAIEELPPGSMKLVSAGAFGVGVYNIGGALYAIANYCAHEGAPLCEGYVRGTTEYAPESPDRIRHVRDGSVVRCPWHQWEFDITTGVNLADPTKRVRTYEVDVTDGQVFLTA, encoded by the coding sequence ATGCAGCGCCGACCCGTCTGCGCGATCGAGGAGTTGCCGCCGGGGAGCATGAAGCTGGTGTCGGCGGGCGCGTTCGGTGTCGGGGTCTACAACATCGGCGGGGCGTTGTACGCGATCGCGAACTACTGCGCGCACGAGGGCGCTCCGCTGTGCGAGGGATACGTCAGGGGCACAACCGAATACGCGCCCGAGTCGCCCGACCGGATCAGGCATGTGCGCGACGGCAGCGTCGTGCGCTGCCCGTGGCACCAGTGGGAGTTCGACATCACCACCGGAGTCAATCTGGCCGACCCGACCAAGCGGGTGCGCACCTACGAGGTCGACGTCACCGATGGGCAGGTGTTCCTGACCGCATGA
- a CDS encoding TetR/AcrR family transcriptional regulator — MSSSPVGERSRGGRESATRAALIEATAQVMLEEGYAAATSRRVANRAGVKPALVHYYFPSMDDLFLAVLREGAEANLARQRDAVVSDEPLHALWRLNSTHGARLFMEFIALANHRKAIRSEIAAYAERFGDAEEAAVAAAMTAHGVDLQAFPPVVMSMIVTSLARIVLLERGLGITRGHAEAEAFIQRYLDRFERPSS; from the coding sequence ATGTCTAGCAGCCCCGTCGGGGAGCGGTCAAGGGGTGGCCGGGAGTCGGCGACGCGGGCCGCGCTGATCGAGGCGACGGCGCAGGTCATGCTCGAAGAGGGCTACGCGGCGGCGACGTCGCGACGGGTCGCCAACCGCGCGGGGGTCAAGCCGGCGCTCGTGCACTACTACTTCCCGAGCATGGACGACCTCTTTCTGGCCGTGCTGCGCGAAGGCGCGGAGGCGAACCTGGCGCGCCAGCGCGACGCGGTGGTCTCCGACGAACCGCTGCACGCGCTGTGGCGGCTCAACAGCACCCACGGCGCGCGGCTGTTCATGGAGTTCATCGCGCTGGCCAATCACCGCAAGGCCATCCGCAGCGAGATCGCGGCCTACGCCGAGCGTTTCGGCGACGCCGAGGAGGCCGCGGTGGCCGCGGCGATGACCGCGCACGGCGTCGACCTGCAGGCGTTTCCGCCGGTGGTGATGTCTATGATAGTCACCAGCTTGGCTCGAATCGTGCTGCTGGAGCGCGGGCTCGGCATCACCCGAGGCCACGCCGAAGCCGAGGCGTTCATCCAGCGCTATCTCGACCGCTTCGAACGCCCGTCGTCGTGA
- a CDS encoding Zn-dependent alcohol dehydrogenase — MRSRAAILHDVGGPWSVEDFELAPPRAGEVLVEMAAAGLCHSDDHILQGDMSVSNAIAEEYGLTPMFPMIGGHEGAGTVVAIGDHVSEFAPGDHVVMSFVAVCGQCRWCASGMEYLCDEGAGTMTPGMPTDGTFRHHTLDGRPLGHLSKIGAFATHTVVSAHSLVKIEPHLPLVAAALLSCAVPTGYGSAANRAGVRGGDTVVVVGAGGIGTAAIQGARINGAAQIVAVDPVEFKQKAALRFGATHSVSSIPEALDLVRDLTQGVMADSVVAAPSLIAGDDVGAYLKLTRKGGTCVLTGMTPQTTRSAKIALQDFILWNKSLVGTVFGSCNPKADINRLARLYQSGQLQLEEMITRRYRLDDINAAYDDLRNGEIIRGVIDFALR; from the coding sequence GTGAGGAGCCGGGCGGCGATACTGCACGACGTCGGCGGGCCGTGGTCGGTCGAGGACTTCGAGCTCGCTCCCCCGCGCGCGGGCGAGGTGCTCGTCGAGATGGCCGCAGCCGGGCTGTGCCACTCCGACGACCACATCCTGCAGGGCGACATGTCGGTGTCCAACGCGATCGCCGAGGAGTACGGGCTGACCCCGATGTTCCCGATGATCGGCGGGCACGAGGGAGCCGGCACTGTCGTCGCGATCGGCGATCACGTCAGCGAATTCGCGCCCGGCGATCACGTCGTGATGTCCTTCGTCGCGGTCTGCGGCCAGTGCCGCTGGTGCGCGTCGGGCATGGAGTATCTGTGCGACGAGGGCGCCGGGACGATGACGCCCGGCATGCCGACCGACGGTACCTTCCGCCACCACACCCTCGACGGGCGTCCGCTCGGTCATCTGTCCAAGATCGGCGCGTTCGCCACGCACACCGTCGTGTCGGCGCACTCACTGGTCAAGATCGAACCGCACCTGCCCCTGGTGGCCGCCGCGCTGCTGTCCTGTGCGGTGCCCACCGGATACGGGTCGGCGGCCAACCGGGCCGGTGTGCGCGGCGGCGACACGGTCGTGGTCGTCGGTGCCGGCGGGATCGGCACCGCGGCGATCCAGGGTGCCCGGATCAACGGCGCGGCGCAGATCGTGGCCGTCGACCCGGTCGAGTTCAAACAGAAGGCCGCGCTGCGTTTCGGTGCCACCCACAGTGTTTCGTCGATTCCCGAGGCGCTCGACCTGGTCCGCGACCTGACCCAGGGCGTGATGGCCGACAGCGTGGTGGCCGCGCCGTCGCTGATCGCCGGCGACGACGTCGGCGCGTACCTCAAACTGACCCGCAAGGGCGGCACCTGCGTGCTGACCGGGATGACCCCGCAGACCACCCGCTCGGCGAAGATCGCGCTGCAGGACTTCATCCTGTGGAACAAGAGCCTCGTCGGCACCGTCTTCGGGTCGTGCAATCCGAAGGCCGACATCAACCGGCTGGCCCGGCTCTACCAGTCGGGACAACTCCAACTCGAGGAGATGATCACCCGCCGGTACCGGCTCGACGACATCAACGCTGCCTATGACGACCTGCGCAACGGCGAGATCATCCGCGGCGTCATCGATTTCGCGCTGCGCTGA
- a CDS encoding SDR family oxidoreductase yields MRTALITGGSGGIGKACGRRLAEAGYDVVLTARREAPLRAAAEEIGARYVVADASSPETFAPAAEAAGAIGLVVHASGILGGTYARKQTFEQWRATMSANLDSCFVVTSAALPRMTAGSRFVFISSSAAHEPMRARTAYSAAKAGMNGFAGALAQEVDRDGIAVHIVTPGPVETDMLQDVPFEMYAIRAADVAEAVAWLDTLDPGVDVPEIRLHAVTRGPSARPPVVPLEVQRRASSGAP; encoded by the coding sequence GTGCGAACGGCTTTGATCACCGGCGGCAGCGGCGGGATCGGTAAGGCGTGCGGACGCAGGCTGGCCGAGGCCGGTTACGACGTGGTGCTCACCGCGCGCCGGGAAGCCCCGCTGCGCGCGGCCGCCGAGGAGATCGGCGCCCGCTATGTCGTCGCCGACGCCAGCAGCCCGGAGACCTTCGCGCCGGCCGCCGAGGCGGCCGGCGCGATCGGACTGGTGGTCCACGCATCCGGGATACTGGGCGGAACCTACGCGCGTAAACAGACTTTCGAGCAGTGGCGCGCGACGATGTCGGCCAACCTCGACTCCTGTTTCGTGGTGACGTCGGCGGCGCTGCCCCGGATGACGGCGGGTTCGCGGTTCGTGTTCATCTCGTCGTCGGCCGCGCATGAACCGATGCGGGCGCGGACCGCGTACTCGGCGGCCAAGGCCGGCATGAACGGGTTCGCCGGCGCACTGGCTCAGGAGGTCGACCGCGACGGAATCGCCGTACACATCGTCACGCCCGGCCCGGTGGAAACGGACATGCTGCAGGACGTGCCGTTCGAGATGTACGCGATCCGGGCCGCCGATGTCGCCGAAGCGGTCGCCTGGCTCGACACCCTCGATCCCGGGGTGGACGTGCCGGAGATCAGGCTGCACGCGGTCACCCGCGGTCCGTCAGCTCGGCCACCGGTGGTTCCCCTCGAGGTTCAGCGCCGCGCGTCGTCGGGAGCGCCTTGA